A stretch of the Flavobacterium aquiphilum genome encodes the following:
- a CDS encoding RagB/SusD family nutrient uptake outer membrane protein has translation MKTKTFFNIKITALFSFIWLFTSCTNLDEVVLDEVSNGNTSNPANALAAAYDRLGDGTFTDHGAVFSMQEYSTDEAILPTRGSDWGDGGKWRAMHEFTWASDNAVIGNNWNLLTNGITRSLTAIQSAEESSIPEKKLFLAEAKGLLAYYLYTTLDLFGQAPYRDPMNPNAPLQILKADTQIDKLITDVEALLPDLADMGSQQTHHGRFTKQAAYGFLSTMYLNRAVFKDRYNAFSNFNFNEAAVSGSGTDMDRVIYYTSLLIDSGKYSLESNYFKNFAIDNTKGTELIFAISQKIDYIKNGSNSFAYVSMERNQRTSPANRGTNAACITPEFYATWDNNHDDPRFNQAYQYSDGTWFTNDGTTPSVPATDIVPKSAGLPWFHFTRGIIAGPQFGPILLSSGSFEMVGNRIKVSPLYMEKSSTTRMDFTPSLTFKNPTQAIFAQNEINQGARVFKYEFDPEEGNGSSNFDMPLYRLGGIYTMRAEAYFRKGNTAAALQDLNKLRTSRKRESLYANAPGKELTAVDATVLYNEIGFELYWELYRRPQMIRFGKFDLAGTAKPVSQPFRRIFPIPQSTIDVTKEFKQNQGYK, from the coding sequence ATGAAAACAAAAACATTTTTTAATATTAAAATTACTGCTTTATTCTCTTTTATTTGGCTGTTTACCAGTTGTACGAACCTAGATGAAGTTGTTTTAGACGAAGTGTCAAACGGTAATACTTCTAATCCAGCTAATGCACTTGCAGCGGCTTATGATAGATTAGGAGATGGAACTTTTACAGATCATGGAGCTGTTTTTTCTATGCAGGAATATAGTACAGACGAAGCTATTTTACCAACACGGGGAAGTGACTGGGGCGATGGCGGAAAATGGAGAGCAATGCATGAGTTTACTTGGGCTTCTGATAATGCAGTTATCGGAAACAACTGGAATTTATTGACAAATGGAATTACACGTTCTCTTACTGCAATTCAATCTGCTGAAGAAAGTAGCATTCCTGAAAAGAAATTATTTTTGGCGGAGGCAAAAGGTCTGTTAGCGTATTATTTATACACAACATTAGATTTATTTGGACAGGCGCCTTATAGAGATCCAATGAATCCAAATGCACCTTTACAGATTTTAAAAGCTGATACACAAATCGATAAATTAATTACAGATGTTGAAGCATTACTTCCTGATTTAGCCGATATGGGTTCTCAGCAGACGCATCACGGCAGATTTACAAAACAAGCTGCTTATGGGTTTTTAAGTACCATGTATTTGAACCGAGCAGTATTTAAAGATCGTTACAATGCATTTTCTAATTTTAATTTTAATGAAGCAGCAGTTAGTGGAAGTGGAACAGATATGGATCGAGTGATTTATTATACATCATTGCTTATTGATTCGGGAAAATACAGTTTAGAAAGTAATTATTTTAAAAATTTTGCAATAGACAATACAAAAGGGACTGAGCTAATTTTCGCTATTTCACAAAAGATAGATTATATTAAAAATGGCTCAAACAGTTTCGCTTACGTATCTATGGAGCGCAACCAAAGGACTTCTCCAGCAAACAGAGGAACAAATGCAGCTTGTATAACTCCAGAATTTTATGCAACATGGGATAATAATCATGACGATCCTAGATTCAATCAAGCCTACCAATACTCTGACGGTACATGGTTTACAAATGATGGTACAACTCCAAGTGTTCCTGCAACAGATATTGTTCCTAAGAGTGCTGGTTTGCCATGGTTTCACTTTACAAGAGGTATTATAGCCGGCCCCCAATTTGGACCAATATTGTTGTCTTCAGGTTCTTTCGAAATGGTAGGGAATCGTATAAAAGTTTCTCCATTATATATGGAAAAAAGTTCGACTACAAGAATGGATTTTACACCATCATTAACTTTTAAAAACCCTACCCAAGCTATTTTTGCTCAAAATGAAATCAATCAAGGAGCTCGTGTTTTTAAGTATGAATTTGATCCCGAAGAAGGAAATGGTTCTAGTAATTTTGATATGCCATTATATCGTCTTGGAGGTATTTATACCATGAGAGCAGAAGCTTATTTTAGAAAAGGTAATACAGCGGCTGCGCTTCAGGATTTAAATAAATTACGTACTAGCAGAAAAAGAGAGTCATTGTATGCCAATGCTCCAGGAAAAGAACTTACTGCTGTGGATGCGACAGTACTATATAATGAAATAGGTTTTGAATTATACTGGGAATTATACAGAAGACCACAGATGATACGTTTTGGAAAATTTGATTTAGCTGGAACTGCAAAACCTGTATCGCAGCCATTCAGAAGGATATTCCCAATACCTCAGTCAACAATTGATGTGACTAAAGAATTTAAACAAAATCAAGGTTACAAGTAA
- a CDS encoding FecR family protein: MVKRIKHSLEYLIDKSLQKNTSEAEENLLNDFVSNEYKNANWDEIAMGSSDEASINIFENIQFRIEKKKTFNPFLKYMAAASILFLIGLGVLFKPSISTAKQLTFKTLDTPKSIQLSDGSKIYLAANSLFKYPEKFDADERKVSLLKGNAFFEVAKDRKHPFIIQSGDLKTRVVGTSFHIQLSKSKCEVIVVTGKVNVSAKGQNVDLVPNEEALFTENKLTKQMAEKAYQVNWYNTDITLNQTTLKQVITILQYKYGVSFEYKNDKVLDMRLTVFIKKEASLESVLEQINYITNLKFKVYDEIVKEN, translated from the coding sequence ATGGTAAAAAGAATTAAGCATAGTTTAGAATATCTTATAGATAAAAGTTTACAGAAAAATACTTCCGAGGCGGAAGAAAATCTATTGAATGATTTTGTATCAAACGAATATAAAAACGCCAATTGGGATGAAATCGCTATGGGAAGTTCTGATGAAGCTTCCATAAATATATTTGAAAATATTCAATTTCGAATAGAAAAGAAAAAAACATTCAATCCATTTTTAAAATATATGGCAGCTGCCAGTATTCTTTTTCTTATCGGCTTAGGGGTTCTCTTTAAACCCAGTATTTCTACAGCAAAGCAATTAACATTTAAAACGTTAGATACCCCCAAATCTATCCAATTAAGTGACGGTTCGAAAATTTATCTGGCAGCAAACTCATTATTTAAATATCCTGAAAAATTTGATGCTGATGAAAGAAAAGTATCGCTTTTAAAAGGTAACGCTTTTTTTGAAGTAGCCAAGGATAGAAAACATCCATTTATTATTCAGTCAGGTGATCTGAAAACAAGAGTTGTCGGGACATCATTTCATATTCAATTGTCAAAATCTAAATGCGAAGTGATTGTTGTAACTGGAAAAGTAAATGTTTCTGCAAAAGGACAAAATGTGGATTTGGTTCCAAATGAAGAAGCTTTGTTTACAGAAAATAAACTAACTAAACAAATGGCTGAGAAGGCGTATCAGGTAAATTGGTACAATACCGATATTACATTAAATCAAACTACTCTTAAGCAGGTTATTACCATTTTGCAATATAAATATGGTGTTTCATTCGAGTATAAAAATGATAAAGTTTTGGATATGCGATTAACGGTATTCATTAAAAAAGAGGCATCACTAGAAAGTGTTTTAGAACAAATAAATTATATAACAAACCTAAAATTTAAAGTTTATGACGAAATAGTAAAAGAGAATTAA
- a CDS encoding hybrid sensor histidine kinase/response regulator — protein MKSKIINVWLFILVTYFSHAQYSNLKFENLDTSKGLSSSTCVDILQDHEGFLWFGTIDGLNKYDGYEFEIYRNILDDPTSLSNNRITVITEDKLGRLWIGTSNGLNVFDKNTEKFHKIELDKKKGAELNIREEINGLLYQKRKNTLWVCTKNGVTKLLLDNTQGGVYENIKFSHYSNIQNDRFSIDNNDVTSAVEDKAGNVWLVTKGSNLHKYNPKTNKFVRYSIDFSSNQYLNHLPKQILIDKDGDFWIGNDIAHLFLFNVEKNTFKNVSPLNLNKTVPIFHLYMDRKGVVWASTDGDGIFLLDKKEGMLQHLTHNPFNPFSLSNNQPSKVLEDKKGIYWITTYNTGLDKLAISKTSFGHYFYKSESNEGLSAKIAQSVLEDSKNRIWIGTDGGGLNLFDEKRGTFRHFRARPGDPNSLSSDKIVNIVEGDNNVLWVCTWDAGLNKFYTETGKVKSYQYSRTNPFSIGQNTVWCARMDSNGYLWLGTSTAGLNLFDPVTEKFYQYKNIPGNSKSLISNFVFSLFIDSKNRLFVGTSQGLCVANLKGIKGHVPPKINFSEVKIKHIQGSRINNITDDKKGNLWVGTDMGLYELDSKLRLKKAYSSLDGLPNNLVVGIKEDDNGNLWITSKGGLSYLKPATGIFKNFNVHDGLQGTEFQSKSIDKTHDGRIIVGGINGFNIFNPHDISLKSSIVSPVISEIRLFNKKINPGEEVNGRILLNEAVSKVRDITLRYDQGYISFGFVALNYQNPERVKYAYKMIGLDENFISAGTTRIANYSNLEPGDYTFEVMASIDGQWDQARKTAIHLTVQSPPWKTWWAYCFYAIAFGTLLYFGVNYYTRKVKEEKEQELDQMKLNFFINVSHEFRTPLTLILNPVDKILSSFSDPEEVKKSALIIQRSSRRLLHLVNQLLDLRKMDLGKAPLEIKRLNIVKFSKDVFVLFEDLAKAKGIRFSFESSKKDLIGMFDPDKIEKILSNLLSNAVKFTDKGGSVILSISESHQEKATPVFWFLKKSKMQRVVNIKVTDTGIGLKKEEISKVFERFFHPDSSKTGTGIGLNFIKSLVELHQGEILVESEYQKGTTFTVRIPADLIENQKEFGSQNLKDNHKIDKNSITSTEYEIAISNENEETATPELEKGDRKVVLIVEDNKELRSHLKNELSGQFQVREAANGLIGLEKVKKYFPDIVISDVMMPEMDGFEMCRQIKTEIETSHIPVILLTARSLEEDRIEGYDTGADEYLSKPFNINVLKARIRNLLEARKRAKERFASIGSILPSSEIATNTIDEIFLDKTTKIVLGNISDPDFALEDIIREIGIGRSQFYRKISSITGQNPSNFIRTIRLKYASELLLTKQYSVKELTHMCGFNSSAYFTKTFKELFGVTPTQFLEDKSEKQ, from the coding sequence ATGAAAAGTAAAATTATTAATGTGTGGCTATTTATTTTAGTTACTTACTTTTCGCATGCTCAATATTCTAATTTAAAATTCGAAAATTTAGACACTTCGAAAGGACTTTCAAGCAGTACATGTGTAGATATTCTTCAGGACCATGAAGGTTTTTTATGGTTTGGAACCATAGATGGTTTGAATAAATATGATGGTTATGAATTTGAAATTTATCGCAACATTCTTGATGATCCAACTTCGTTAAGTAATAACAGAATTACTGTTATTACTGAGGATAAATTGGGACGTTTATGGATTGGGACTAGCAACGGTCTAAATGTTTTTGATAAAAATACTGAGAAATTTCATAAGATTGAATTAGATAAAAAGAAGGGTGCAGAGCTTAACATCCGTGAAGAAATTAACGGTTTATTATATCAAAAAAGGAAAAATACCCTATGGGTGTGTACCAAGAATGGAGTTACAAAATTACTTCTAGATAATACTCAAGGAGGAGTTTATGAGAATATTAAGTTCAGTCATTATAGTAATATACAAAATGATCGATTTTCAATTGATAATAATGATGTAACCAGTGCTGTTGAAGATAAAGCTGGAAATGTATGGCTAGTAACCAAAGGTAGTAATCTTCATAAGTATAATCCAAAAACCAATAAGTTTGTCAGATATTCGATTGATTTTAGCAGTAATCAATATTTGAATCATCTTCCAAAACAGATTCTGATTGATAAAGATGGCGACTTTTGGATTGGTAATGATATTGCCCATTTGTTCCTTTTCAACGTTGAAAAGAATACTTTTAAAAATGTCTCTCCATTAAACTTAAACAAGACAGTTCCAATTTTTCATCTTTATATGGATAGAAAAGGTGTTGTATGGGCTTCTACTGATGGTGACGGTATTTTTTTGTTAGATAAGAAAGAAGGAATGTTGCAACATCTGACTCATAATCCTTTTAACCCTTTTTCACTATCAAATAATCAGCCTTCAAAGGTTTTGGAGGATAAAAAGGGAATTTATTGGATCACAACTTATAATACAGGACTCGATAAATTGGCTATTTCAAAAACATCTTTTGGACATTATTTCTACAAGTCTGAAAGTAATGAAGGGTTAAGTGCAAAGATTGCCCAATCCGTTCTTGAAGATAGTAAAAATAGAATTTGGATTGGTACTGATGGAGGGGGATTAAATCTTTTTGATGAGAAAAGAGGAACATTCAGACATTTTCGGGCAAGACCAGGTGATCCAAATTCACTTAGTTCTGATAAAATTGTTAATATTGTAGAAGGTGATAATAATGTGCTCTGGGTTTGTACATGGGACGCAGGATTAAATAAATTTTACACTGAGACAGGAAAGGTAAAATCATATCAGTACAGTCGAACGAATCCTTTTTCTATTGGGCAAAATACTGTGTGGTGTGCCAGAATGGATTCAAATGGGTATTTGTGGTTGGGAACTTCAACAGCAGGATTAAATTTATTTGACCCTGTTACTGAAAAATTTTACCAGTATAAAAATATTCCGGGGAATTCTAAGAGCCTGATCAGTAATTTTGTTTTTTCGCTTTTTATTGATTCCAAAAACAGACTTTTTGTAGGTACTTCTCAGGGGCTTTGTGTGGCAAATTTGAAAGGGATCAAAGGTCATGTACCGCCTAAGATAAATTTTTCGGAAGTTAAAATTAAGCACATTCAAGGGAGTCGTATCAATAATATTACTGACGATAAAAAAGGTAATTTATGGGTTGGGACAGATATGGGGCTTTATGAACTTGATTCTAAACTTCGTTTAAAGAAAGCCTATTCTTCTTTGGATGGCCTGCCCAATAATCTAGTTGTTGGAATAAAAGAAGACGATAATGGCAATTTATGGATTACATCAAAAGGGGGGCTTTCCTACTTAAAACCTGCAACAGGAATTTTTAAAAATTTCAATGTGCATGATGGATTACAAGGAACCGAATTTCAGAGCAAGTCGATTGATAAAACCCATGATGGTCGAATTATTGTTGGAGGTATAAACGGATTCAATATTTTTAATCCACATGATATTTCTTTAAAATCAAGTATTGTAAGTCCAGTTATTAGTGAAATTCGTTTATTTAATAAAAAAATTAACCCAGGAGAGGAAGTAAATGGGAGGATTTTATTGAATGAGGCTGTTTCAAAAGTTAGGGATATAACTCTGAGATATGATCAAGGGTATATTTCATTTGGATTTGTAGCTCTGAATTATCAGAATCCGGAGAGGGTTAAATATGCATACAAGATGATAGGGCTTGATGAAAATTTCATTAGTGCAGGAACTACCCGAATTGCTAATTATTCCAACTTGGAACCTGGAGATTATACTTTTGAAGTAATGGCTTCAATAGATGGTCAGTGGGATCAGGCCAGAAAAACAGCTATTCACTTAACGGTGCAGTCTCCACCCTGGAAAACATGGTGGGCTTACTGTTTTTATGCGATCGCCTTTGGAACGCTATTATATTTTGGTGTAAATTATTATACCAGAAAAGTTAAGGAGGAGAAAGAGCAGGAATTAGATCAGATGAAATTGAATTTCTTTATCAATGTGTCTCATGAATTTAGGACTCCGCTTACTTTAATTTTAAATCCTGTAGATAAAATTCTATCATCGTTTAGCGATCCTGAAGAAGTTAAAAAATCGGCATTAATTATTCAGAGAAGTAGTAGACGCCTGCTACATTTGGTGAATCAGCTTTTGGATTTGAGAAAAATGGATCTTGGAAAAGCGCCATTAGAGATTAAGAGATTAAACATTGTCAAGTTTAGTAAGGATGTTTTTGTGCTATTTGAAGATCTTGCCAAGGCAAAAGGAATTCGATTTTCATTTGAATCCTCAAAAAAGGATTTAATTGGGATGTTTGATCCCGATAAGATTGAAAAAATACTTAGTAACTTGCTTTCAAATGCTGTAAAGTTTACTGACAAAGGTGGTAGTGTAATTTTATCAATATCTGAATCTCATCAAGAAAAAGCTACTCCGGTTTTTTGGTTTTTGAAGAAATCAAAAATGCAGAGAGTAGTGAATATTAAAGTTACCGATACTGGTATAGGATTAAAGAAAGAGGAAATTAGTAAGGTTTTCGAACGATTTTTCCATCCGGATAGTTCTAAGACTGGGACTGGTATTGGTTTGAATTTTATCAAGAGTTTAGTAGAGCTTCATCAGGGAGAGATTCTTGTTGAAAGTGAATACCAAAAAGGAACAACTTTCACAGTAAGAATTCCTGCAGATTTGATTGAGAATCAGAAAGAGTTTGGAAGTCAAAATCTGAAAGATAACCACAAAATAGATAAAAACTCCATAACTTCGACTGAATACGAGATCGCGATATCGAATGAAAATGAAGAGACTGCTACTCCTGAATTAGAGAAAGGAGATAGAAAGGTCGTTCTTATTGTAGAGGACAATAAGGAGCTACGAAGTCATTTGAAAAATGAATTAAGTGGTCAGTTTCAGGTTAGAGAGGCTGCAAATGGTCTTATTGGTTTGGAAAAAGTGAAAAAATATTTTCCAGATATTGTGATAAGCGACGTAATGATGCCGGAAATGGATGGTTTCGAGATGTGTCGTCAAATTAAAACTGAAATTGAAACCAGTCATATTCCTGTAATTTTGCTTACAGCCAGAAGTCTTGAAGAAGACAGGATTGAAGGCTATGATACAGGTGCAGATGAATATCTATCAAAACCATTTAATATTAATGTCTTAAAAGCAAGAATTAGGAATTTACTCGAAGCAAGAAAAAGGGCCAAAGAACGTTTTGCATCCATAGGTAGTATATTGCCTTCGAGTGAAATTGCTACCAACACAATTGACGAAATTTTCTTGGATAAAACAACAAAAATAGTGCTAGGTAACATTTCAGATCCGGATTTTGCTCTTGAAGATATAATTAGGGAGATTGGAATTGGAAGATCACAATTCTATAGAAAAATTAGTTCGATTACCGGGCAGAACCCAAGTAACTTTATTAGAACAATTAGATTGAAGTACGCTTCTGAATTATTACTTACTAAACAATATTCAGTTAAGGAACTTACTCATATGTGTGGTTTTAATTCTTCGGCATATTTTACAAAGACTTTTAAAGAACTTTTTGGTGTAACTCCAACACAGTTTCTTGAGGATAAATCAGAAAAGCAATAA
- a CDS encoding RNA polymerase sigma-70 factor has product MKNPQIFNQMYTSYWKKLNAFSYTMTQDKDLAQNIVQDVFVDLWERKEELNINAIEPYLFRAVKNQVFKHYQNNRFDKTVLEDKFEDYIIDNFSAIDPELMDLLYNLLEKLPEKRKEVLLMYKFQDMSIDQIADELGISKQTVKNQISSALKQLREGLKDLTWMFPLVIFYKNF; this is encoded by the coding sequence ATGAAGAATCCTCAAATCTTTAATCAAATGTATACTTCTTATTGGAAAAAGCTTAATGCCTTTTCGTATACAATGACACAGGATAAAGATTTGGCACAGAATATTGTTCAGGATGTTTTTGTCGATTTATGGGAACGAAAAGAGGAGCTGAATATAAATGCAATTGAACCGTATTTATTTCGTGCAGTAAAAAATCAGGTCTTTAAACATTATCAAAATAATAGATTTGATAAGACGGTTTTAGAAGATAAATTCGAAGACTACATCATTGATAATTTTTCGGCTATAGATCCTGAATTAATGGATTTACTTTATAATTTATTAGAAAAACTTCCAGAGAAACGTAAAGAGGTTTTATTGATGTATAAATTTCAAGATATGTCTATCGATCAAATTGCAGACGAACTTGGCATATCCAAACAAACAGTAAAAAATCAAATTTCATCTGCTTTAAAACAGCTGCGCGAAGGCCTAAAAGACTTGACTTGGATGTTTCCGCTTGTAATTTTTTATAAAAACTTTTAA
- a CDS encoding helix-turn-helix transcriptional regulator, whose translation MKLSEFVKEKRNATNLTQPELAEKAGVGLRFVRDLEQGKETVRLDKVNQVLQLFGYQVGAVPTNYNTTIDDKG comes from the coding sequence ATGAAATTAAGTGAATTTGTTAAAGAAAAAAGAAATGCAACCAATCTCACACAACCGGAATTGGCAGAAAAAGCAGGCGTAGGTCTTCGTTTTGTTCGTGATTTAGAACAGGGCAAAGAAACGGTACGTTTAGACAAAGTAAACCAAGTATTGCAATTATTTGGCTACCAAGTAGGTGCTGTTCCAACAAATTATAACACTACTATAGATGATAAAGGCTGA
- a CDS encoding SusC/RagA family TonB-linked outer membrane protein, whose amino-acid sequence MYFKLSYLNLKRIIFLVLTLLSFHNGHSNTNFLENSNLKNKIEKATLVSIFSKLSQQTDYKFSYGQAIIADNTIYTVDYSNESVAVILNELSKKADFNYNINGKLVLIQKTKKRVLKTVQIIDKVKGKILDENGVPIPGATILEVTTKNAVATDFDGGFEITVEEGRTLEISYLGYKTKTIIAQKSFMTIQLEPNTSVLNEVLVVGYGKQSKKDVTGAVTQLTAENFKQGVSISPDNLIQGKVAGVRVVSTSGEPGAGVNVTIRGVGSIRSGSTPLFVVDGVPLSNDDVSPSGTNVGFGASAAKNPLNFLNNSDIESITVLKDASASAIYGARGSNGVVLITTKKGSKGEGTMTFDTSLGISTVANKLDVLNADQYKSAIKDPAFNHGGNTDWQDVIFREAITTSNALSFAKQTESGNYYASVSQLNQEGIIHNSSFKRMTGRINAAESFLDNKRLKLKMNLTASETKDNGVPTSDDGGSNGQLLVHTLMANPTRSVYDANGKYTNFNMNAHYNPAYLLSIYEDQTRTLRVLGNFEASLRIVKGLEYKINFGIDRSMAERNTTIFPNLTDLNPKGKYVQNNLDSKNTLTDNYLTYNGLFGKHKIEVLGGFSYQKFERSGTSFSVDGVAAEGTGVKPSINPGFTGTQSGTNGYAQENELQSYFGRLNYTFNEKYLLTASMRADGSTRFGENNKYGYFPSFAIGWNINKESFLKNIKALNNLKVRASWGQTGNQEVENKITKASYSLSGADGYYLYDDLNLVNGVSVNRTPNPDLKWEVVTQFNVGLDFSFWNDKFYGTLDYFNKTTTDAILNIPSQALSPTPTIWTNIDGEIINKGLEFMIGSKLIDTKDFSWNIDMNGATLNNKIENLPVSEILTGTISGPGQSGVNANIYRSGYSAGSFYLLDHIGFDATGANIFRDTNGDGKIDNSDRVIIESALPTFYYGFNSDMNYKNFSFSFSIIGQTGGYLLNNTGLNALNINNLASDRNVATGYYESGANPANSPILSTLFLEKSDFIRLNTARIGYNFNLKEVNWLNGLTLFVTGQNLLTITNYTGYDPLINSPKSNGGNQSIGIDYASYPTSRTFSFGATLKL is encoded by the coding sequence ATGTATTTTAAACTTTCTTATTTAAATCTAAAGAGAATTATCTTTTTAGTACTCACATTACTGTCATTTCATAATGGACACAGTAATACTAATTTCCTTGAAAATTCAAATTTAAAAAATAAAATAGAAAAAGCGACTCTTGTTTCCATTTTTTCAAAACTTAGTCAGCAAACGGACTATAAATTTAGTTACGGACAGGCTATTATTGCTGATAACACTATTTATACAGTAGATTATAGCAACGAATCTGTTGCAGTAATTTTGAATGAACTTTCTAAAAAAGCTGATTTCAATTACAACATCAATGGTAAATTAGTTTTGATTCAAAAAACTAAAAAAAGAGTTCTTAAAACGGTCCAAATTATTGATAAAGTAAAAGGAAAGATTTTGGATGAAAATGGAGTGCCAATCCCTGGAGCAACGATTTTAGAAGTGACTACCAAAAATGCAGTAGCAACAGACTTTGATGGAGGCTTTGAAATTACAGTAGAGGAGGGTAGGACTCTTGAGATTTCATATTTAGGATATAAAACTAAAACGATAATTGCTCAAAAAAGTTTTATGACAATTCAATTAGAACCTAATACTTCTGTGTTGAATGAGGTTTTAGTCGTTGGATATGGTAAACAATCAAAAAAAGATGTTACGGGGGCTGTAACACAGCTTACGGCAGAAAATTTTAAACAAGGTGTAAGCATTTCGCCAGACAATTTAATACAAGGAAAAGTGGCTGGAGTTCGTGTCGTAAGCACAAGTGGTGAGCCGGGAGCTGGTGTAAATGTTACTATTAGAGGTGTTGGATCTATTAGAAGTGGAAGCACACCTTTGTTTGTTGTAGATGGTGTGCCATTGTCAAATGATGATGTTAGTCCATCTGGTACCAATGTAGGTTTTGGTGCTTCTGCAGCTAAAAATCCGTTAAACTTTTTGAATAATAGCGATATCGAATCGATTACAGTTTTAAAAGATGCTTCTGCTTCTGCAATTTATGGCGCAAGAGGATCTAATGGAGTTGTTTTGATAACGACTAAAAAAGGATCAAAAGGCGAAGGCACAATGACTTTTGACACATCTCTGGGAATTTCTACTGTAGCAAATAAATTAGACGTTTTAAATGCTGATCAATACAAATCGGCTATTAAAGATCCTGCTTTTAATCATGGTGGAAATACAGATTGGCAAGATGTAATTTTTAGAGAGGCAATTACGACAAGTAATGCTTTATCTTTCGCTAAACAAACAGAATCAGGGAATTATTATGCTTCGGTATCGCAATTGAATCAGGAAGGGATCATTCATAATAGTAGTTTCAAACGCATGACTGGCCGAATTAACGCTGCTGAATCATTTTTAGATAATAAACGTTTGAAATTAAAAATGAATCTTACTGCCAGCGAAACAAAAGATAACGGTGTACCTACAAGTGATGATGGTGGTTCTAACGGACAGTTACTAGTGCATACTTTGATGGCAAATCCAACACGTTCTGTGTATGATGCCAACGGAAAATATACGAACTTCAATATGAATGCGCATTATAATCCGGCATATTTATTAAGTATTTATGAAGACCAAACACGTACTCTGAGAGTTTTAGGGAACTTTGAAGCTTCATTGAGAATAGTTAAAGGATTAGAATATAAAATTAATTTTGGAATAGATCGTTCTATGGCAGAAAGAAATACAACTATTTTTCCAAACTTGACAGATTTAAATCCAAAAGGAAAATACGTTCAGAATAATCTCGATTCTAAAAATACTTTAACTGACAATTACTTGACTTATAATGGTTTATTTGGTAAACATAAAATCGAAGTTTTAGGTGGATTCTCCTATCAAAAGTTTGAAAGATCCGGAACTAGTTTCAGTGTAGACGGAGTTGCAGCTGAAGGAACCGGTGTTAAACCGTCAATCAATCCCGGTTTTACAGGAACACAGTCAGGAACTAATGGTTATGCTCAGGAAAACGAATTACAATCTTATTTTGGAAGATTAAATTACACTTTTAATGAAAAGTATCTTTTGACTGCTTCTATGAGAGCAGACGGTTCTACTCGTTTTGGAGAAAATAATAAATATGGATACTTCCCTTCTTTTGCAATAGGATGGAATATTAATAAAGAAAGTTTTTTAAAAAATATTAAGGCTCTTAATAATTTAAAAGTAAGAGCAAGCTGGGGACAAACTGGAAATCAGGAAGTAGAAAATAAAATTACTAAAGCAAGTTATTCTTTATCTGGTGCTGATGGTTATTATTTGTATGATGATTTGAATTTAGTAAATGGTGTTTCTGTAAACAGAACTCCAAATCCCGACTTAAAATGGGAAGTAGTAACACAATTCAATGTAGGTTTAGATTTTAGTTTTTGGAATGATAAATTCTATGGAACACTTGATTATTTTAATAAAACGACTACAGATGCAATTTTAAATATTCCTTCACAGGCTTTGAGTCCAACACCAACAATTTGGACCAATATTGATGGAGAAATTATAAATAAAGGTTTAGAGTTTATGATTGGTTCAAAATTAATCGATACAAAAGATTTCAGTTGGAATATCGATATGAACGGAGCTACTTTAAATAACAAAATCGAGAATTTACCAGTTTCCGAAATTTTAACAGGTACTATTTCAGGCCCGGGACAGTCAGGTGTTAATGCCAATATTTACAGAAGTGGCTATTCAGCGGGATCTTTCTATTTACTGGATCATATTGGTTTTGATGCTACTGGTGCAAATATTTTTAGAGATACTAATGGAGATGGTAAAATTGACAATAGTGACAGAGTTATTATCGAAAGTGCTTTACCTACTTTCTATTACGGATTTAATAGTGATATGAATTATAAAAACTTTAGTTTTTCTTTCTCTATTATCGGTCAAACAGGAGGTTATTTATTGAATAATACAGGATTGAATGCATTAAACATAAACAACTTAGCTTCGGACCGAAATGTTGCAACGGGGTATTATGAGTCGGGTGCAAATCCGGCAAACTCACCAATTTTATCCACATTATTTTTAGAAAAATCTGATTTTATTAGATTAAATACTGCCCGTATTGGATATAATTTTAATCTAAAAGAAGTGAATTGGTTAAACGGATTAACACTTTTTGTTACAGGCCAAAATTTGCTTACGATTACGAATTATACAGGATATGATCCTTTAATTAACAGTCCTAAATCAAACGGAGGAAACCAATCTATTGGTATTGATTATGCCAGTTACCCAACTTCTAGAACTTTTAGTTTCGGAGCAACTTTAAAATTATAA